The Streptomyces durmitorensis genome contains the following window.
CCTGGCTGCCCGGCGAGAACGCGGGCGGGTAGTACATGACGTCGTCGCTCGTGTCGTCGAGCACCGCCAGCGCCGTGTCCAGGTGGTAGTAGCGGGGATCGACGAGGTCGAGTCCGAGCACCGGGCGGCCGAAGAACTCCTGCGCCTCCCCGTGCGACAGGGGACTGGCCCGGAAACCGCGGCCGGCCAGGACGTAGGAGGACGTGACGGCGAAGTCGCCCTCGCCTTCGTTGATGTGCACGGGTTCGTGGAGGTCCGTGAAGCCGTGCTCCCGGAACCACTCCAGGTGGGCCAGGGCTTCGTCGCCGCGCTCGGGATAGGCGAACCGCGCGCCGAGCACGCGGCCCCCGATGACGGTCGCGCCGTTCGCGGCGAAGACCATGTCCGGCAGGCCGGGACGGGGGGTGAGCTCCTCGACGGTGTGGCCGAGCGAGCGGTAGCGGTCGCGCAGGTCCTCCCACTGGGCGACGGCCAGCGGGACGTCGACCGGTTTCGAGGGGTCCATCCAGGGGTTGATGGAGTACGTGACCTTGAAGTGTGCGGGTGAGCACATCAGATAGCGCCGG
Protein-coding sequences here:
- the ddaH gene encoding dimethylargininase; its protein translation is MSRFPRRATPRRYLMCSPAHFKVTYSINPWMDPSKPVDVPLAVAQWEDLRDRYRSLGHTVEELTPRPGLPDMVFAANGATVIGGRVLGARFAYPERGDEALAHLEWFREHGFTDLHEPVHINEGEGDFAVTSSYVLAGRGFRASPLSHGEAQEFFGRPVLGLDLVDPRYYHLDTALAVLDDTSDDVMYYPPAFSPGSQAVLRRLFPDALIADEPDAVALGLNAVSDGLHVLLPQAAVGLFAPLRERGYEPVGMDLGELLKGGGSVKCCTQELRG